In Brettanomyces bruxellensis chromosome 8, complete sequence, a genomic segment contains:
- the VMA4 gene encoding V-ATPase V1 sector subunit E (BUSCO:EOG09264OML) — MQVQGELKKMEAFITKEAEEKAKEIKLKADEEYEIEKASIVRSEKNAIDSQYEDKFKKASLAQQITKSTIANKTRLKILATRDQCLQDIFDSAEEQLKQLSKDPATYESLLVGLIDEGLLQLMEPAVTLRVRKADVSVTKKAADQAEKKFKDVSGRDVKITIDETKYLSDKSAGGLILANGTGKIEINNTLEERLRLLSERALPAVRLEMFGVSTTRKFFD, encoded by the coding sequence ATGCAGGTTCAAGGagaattgaagaagatggaggCCTTCATCACAAAAGaggcagaagaaaaagccaAGGAAATCAAGTTGAAGGCAGACGAAGAGTACGAAATCGAAAAGGCCTCGATCGTGCGCTCGGAGAAAAACGCAATCGACTCCCAGTACGAGGATAAGTTCAAAAAGGCCTCGTTGGCACAGCAGATTACAAAATCTACAATCGCAAACAAAACAAGGCTCAAGATCTTGGCAACAAGAGACCAGTGCTTGCAGGATATCTTCGACTCGGCCGAGGAACAGTTGAAGCAGCTTTCAAAGGATCCTGCCACGTATGAATCTCTCCTTGTAGGTTTGATCGATGAGGGTCTTCTTCAGCTTATGGAGCCGGCTGTCACCCTCAGAGTGAGAAAGGCTGATGTCAGCGTGACAAAGAAGGCCGCGGACCAGGCagagaagaagttcaagGATGTTTCTGGAAGAGATGTGAAGATTACAATTGACGAAACCAAATATCTATCCGATAAATCAGCAGGTGGCCTAATTCTTGCCAACGGTACCGGAAAGATCGAGATTAACAACACTTTAGAGGAGAGGCTTCGTTTGCTTTCTGAGAGAGCTTTGCCTGCTGTTAGACTCGAGATGTTTGGTGTTTCAACCACCAGAAAGTTCTTCGATTGA
- a CDS encoding uncharacterized protein (BUSCO:EOG092603KJ), translating to MLKKGQLGNALKLGEEFLAYRLQSRMLMAAGMRGRRMHSLSKYEKSGNRESVERKIKGSRKSKESKESKTKGSTHKENMESKIKGSAHKENIRDIKGSTQCKSKGNTQGNIKESTQSKENIRNIKESTQCKIKENIQKNAVGIQRLSDELYKQVFPDIYGSRKGRKDTTDPKLVELARKYLKDNELLGKKCSENEPIRFRLPKLQGRNLEEHFQRLGAASCGRYVVLAERLLRVGNDPPARPGGGSGGGPGSATGSTPGTQWVLRGGWTRYCPGRPPEHVDYPVEDELVFDVEVMYRVSHYPVLATCMSPVAWYGWCSPYLAGESDKIDGHLIPLGVDRREKIVVGHNVSYDRARVREEYSLGASRAFYLDTMSLHVAVSGMCSRQRGKWIQYRKRMEGGEESRGQLEDLREGAHTGGLRRLLANPVLEEEEEENSTGTGKKMTISLADDPWLRMSSMNSLRHVARFHCGIRMDKAAREEFETTDIGRIRARFQQLMDYCAADVEATYRVFGKVFPAFRRIVPHDVSLAALRIIGQSVLPVSRRWNDYVRTAEALYQQSFRSIGIRLAQLCEEVVALKDKAAARPWEGDPWLSQLDWTIVPPRLTKAGRPYKRQKLPGYPAWYKKLVTGGRLHITTRTRIAPLLLRLSWEGCPVFWTDTRGWCFWVPRAQIAKFKTKNYLPVDIAALLHEEPGLRPHICPLVPGHCLFKVPHESGPTARTTSLMSKPFMRYFQQGVLSSKFQVAKDALQLAVSNSYWVSSRERIMDQFVVFDDEGVADIVGGGAADEVGLSVNATNSINDVADKAGSSINANMVNANAVNVNTLNANTVNLNTVKANTVKANTVNPNTLNPNTLNPNTLNPNTLNPNTVDQATLPNSLDLANKLDHANGVDPVSMGLKAVPTAAGNNAATNANLVGSADNAKSVDAPNEKKVVTENEKKVATENKKKIITGNKTKANIGIPPLHTFTNPPGTDIDTVGLIIPQVIPMGTITRRAVEKTWLTASNAKPTRLGSELKAMVRAPPGYCFVGADVDSEELWIASLMGDSVLKIHGGTALGWMTLEGNKAMGTDLHSKTAKILGISRGDAKIFNYGRIYGAGVSFATTLLKKFNPAMGEQEAVRTAHRLYAATKGRAGGVAGDRVWHGGSESVVFNRLEQIAQQDEPRTPVLGAGITAALKRKFLNANTFMPSRVNWAIQSSGVDYLHLILTSVEYLCRVYGVPARLCLTVHDEARYLTPLRHRYRLAMVLQIANLWTRAMFCHQAGIDDVPQTCAFFSAVDIDRVIRKEVNMDCITPSNSHPIPHGESLDIYQLLARDDVRRMLANPHSPDLSSIPVPPPQPRPLQQLDRHLDPGTRRLYVSMQTARDESHFAAYRRKYLRNLKLQDAGRFGVSGGKYPGGNSGEISGKKYSGGNSKGFSSKGISSNHTYSNHNYSNHIHPKSSPLSYIPPPFNSGITSFLTAQDRREIIPDTPPPPRVYQRR from the coding sequence ATGTTAAAGAAAGGACAGTTAGGAAATGCGTTGAAGCTGGGGGAGGAGTTTTTGGCGTACAGGTTGCAGAGCCGGATGCTGATGGCAGCAGGGATGAGGGGTAGAAGGATGCATAGTTTGTCGAAATATGAGAAGAGTGGGAACAGAGAGAGTGTGGAGAGGAAGATTAAGGGAAGTAGGAAGAGTAAGGAAAGTAAGGAGAGCAAGACTAAAGGAAGTACACATAAAGAGAATATGGAGAGCAAGATTAAAGGAAGTGCACATAAAGAGAATATTAGAGATATTAAAGGAAGTACACAGTGCAAGAGTAAAGGAAATACACAAGGAAATATTAAAGAAAGTACACAGAGTAAAGAGAATATTAGGAATATTAAAGAAAGTACACAGTGCAAGATTAAAGAAAACATCCAGAAAAACGCAGTGGGCATCCAACGACTCTCGGACGAATTATACAAACAAGTGTTCCCGGACATATACGGCAGCCGAAAAGGGAGAAAAGACACCACAGATCCGAAATTGGTGGAGCTGGCGCGCAAGTACCTCAAGGACAACGAGCTCCTCGGCAAGAAGTGCTCGGAGAACGAGCCGATCAGATTCCGGCTGCCCAAGTTGCAGGGGAGGAACTTGGAGGAGCACTTCCAGAGGCTCGGCGCGGCGAGCTGCGGGCGGTACGTGGTGCTGGCGGAGCGGCTCCTACGGGTGGGCAACGACCCGCCGGCAAGGCCCGGTGGCGGCTCTGGTGGTGGCCCCGGTAGCGCCACAGGGAGTACGCCGGGCACCCAGTGGGTTCTGCGGGGCGGCTGGACGCGGTACTGCCCCGGTCGCCCGCCCGAGCACGTCGACTACCCGGTGGAGGACGAACTCGTCTTCGACGTCGAGGTGATGTACCGGGTGTCCCATTACCCCGTGCTAGCCACGTGCATGTCACCCGTGGCGTGGTACGGCTGGTGCTCGCCGTATTTGGCGGGCGAAAGTGACAAAATCGACGGGCACTTGATCCCGTTGGGGGTTGACCGCCGGGAGAAAATCGTCGTGGGCCACAATGTGTCGTACGACCGGGCCCGGGTGCGGGAGGAGTACAGCCTGGGCGCATCGCGGGCTTTTTACCTGGATACGATGTCGCTGCACGTGGCGGTGAGCGGGATGTGCTCGCGGCAGCGGGGGAAGTGGATCCAGTACCGCAAGAGGATGGAGGGCGGGGAGGAGAGCCGGGGGCAGCTCGAGGATCTGCGCGAGGGCGCGCACACGGGTGGGCTCCGGCGGCTGTTGGCGAATCCAGTGttggaggaggaggaggaggaaaattCGACAGGCacggggaaaaaaatgaccATCAGCCTGGCGGACGACCCGTGGCTCCGCATGAGCAGCATGAATAGCCTCCGGCACGTGGCGCGGTTCCACTGCGGGATCCGCATGGACAAGGCGGCGCGGGAGGAGTTCGAGACCACGGACATCGGGCGCATCCGCGCGCGGTTCCAGCAGCTGATGGACTACTGCGCGGCGGACGTGGAGGCGACGTACCGGGTGTTCGGAAAGGTGTTCCCGGCGTTCCGGCGCATCGTGCCGCACGACGTGAGTCTGGCGGCGCTCCGGATCATCGGCCAGAGCGTTTTGCCGGTGAGCCGGCGCTGGAACGACTACGTGCGCACGGCGGAGGCGCTGTACCAGCAGAGTTTCCGGAGCATCGGAATCCGACTAGCGCAGCTGTGCGAGGAGGTGGTTGCCCTCAAGGACAAGGCGGCGGCCCGACCCTGGGAGGGCGACCCGTGGCTCTCGCAGCTGGACTGGACGATTGTGCCGCCGCGGCTGACCAAGGCGGGCCGGCCGTACAAGCGGCAGAAGCTACCGGGGTACCCGGCGTGGTACAAGAAGCTGGTCACGGGGGGCCGGCTGCACATCACCACGCGGACCCGGATCGCCCCGCTCTTGCTCCGGCTCTCCTGGGAGGGCTGCCCGGTGTTCTGGACCGACACCCGGGGCTGGTGCTTTTGGGTGCCCCGGGCACAAATCGCCAAATTCAAGACCAAGAACTACCTCCCCGTGGATATTGCCGCCCTTCTACACGAGGAGCCTGGACTCCGGCCCCACATCTGCCCCCTGGTGCCGGGCCACTGCCTCTTCAAGGTGCCCCACGAGTCTGGCCCAACTGCCAGGACCACCAGCCTCATGTCCAAGCCCTTCATGCGGTACTTCCAGCAGGGCGTGCTTTCCTCCAAGTTCCAGGTTGCCAAGGACGCCTTGCAGTTGGCCGTGTCCAACAGTTACTGGGTCAGTTCGCGCGAGCGCATCATGGACCAGTTTGTTGtgtttgatgatgaggGTGTAGCTGATATAGTTGGAGGGGGTGCAGCTGATGAAGTTGGTTTGAGTGTTAATGCAACTAATTCAATTAATGATGTTGCAGATAAAGCTGGTTCAAGTATTAATGCTAATATGGTCAATGCAAATGCGGTTAATGTTAATACACTCAATGCTAATACTGTCAATTTGAATACTGTCAAAGCTAATACTGTCAAAGCTAATACTGTCAATCCAAATACACTCAATCCAAATACACTCAATCCAAATACACTCAATCCAAATACACTCAATCCAAATACTGTTGATCAAGCTACTCTACCCAATTCTCTCGATTTGGCCAATAAACTTGATCATGCTAATGGAGTAGATCCAGTATCCATGGGATTGAAGGCGGTGCCCACAGCAGCTGGAAATAACGCTGCAACCAATGCCAATCTAGTAGGTAGTGCCGATAATGCAAAGAGTGTGGATGCACCcaatgaaaagaaggtaGTCactgaaaatgaaaagaaggtgGCCactgaaaataaaaagaagataatcactggaaataaaacaaaagcaAATATCGGGATCCCTCCCCTGCACACATTCACCAACCCACCAGGAACAGACATCGACACGGTGGGCCTGATCATCCCCCAGGTGATCCCGATGGGCACGATCACGCGGCGCGCGGTGGAGAAAACTTGGCTCACGGCGTCGAACGCGAAGCCCACGCGGCTCGGGTCCGAACTCAAGGCGATGGTCCGCGCCCCGCCGGGATACTGCTTTGTCGGCGCCGACGTCGACAGCGAGGAGCTCTGGATCGCGTCCCTCATGGGTGACTCCGTGCTGAAGATTCACGGCGGCACGGCGCTCGGCTGGATGACCTTGGAGGGCAACAAGGCGATGGGCACAGACCTCCACTCGAAAACGGCCAAAATATTGGGCATCTCCAGGGGCGACGCCAAAATCTTCAACTACGGCCGGATCTACGGCGCAGGCGTCAGCTTCGCCACCACGTTGCTCAAGAAGTTCAACCCCGCAATGGGCGAGCAGGAGGCTGTGCGCACGGCCCACCGGCTATACGCGGCAACAAAAGGCCGGGCGGGCGGAGTCGCAGGCGACCGCGTGTGGCACGGCGGGTCGGAGTCCGTCGTTTTCAACCGCTTGGAGCAGATCGCCCAGCAGGACGAGCCTCGGACTCCGGTACTCGGCGCCGGTATCACTGCCGCCTTGAAGCGCAAATTCCTCAACGCAAACACCTTCATGCCGTCCCGCGTCAACTGGGCCATCCAGTCGTCCGGCGTTGACTACCTCCACTTGATCCTTACGTCCGTCGAGTACCTCTGCCGGGTCTACGGAGTTCCGGCCCGGCTCTGCCTCACGGTGCACGACGAGGCCCGGTACCTCACGCCGCTGCGCCACCGCTACCGCCTGGCCATGGTGCTGCAGATCGCCAACCTCTGGACCCGGGCCATGTTCTGCCACCAGGCCGGCATCGACGACGTCCCGCAGACCTGCGCCTTCTTCTCCGCTGTCGACATCGACCGCGTCATCCGCAAGGAGGTCAACATGGACTGCATCACGCCCTCCAACTCCCACCCTATCCCGCACGGCGAGTCCCTCGACATCTACCAGCTCCTTGCCCGCGATGATGTCCGCCGCATGCTCGCCAACCCGCACTCCCCGGACCTCTCCTCCATCCCCGTGCCGCCCCCGCAGCCCCGGCCCTTGCAGCAGCTCGACCGCCATCTCGACCCGGGCACACGCCGGCTCTATGTGTCCATGCAGACTGCCCGTGACGAGTCCCACTTCGCTGCCTACAGGCGTAAGTATCTGCGTAATCTTAAGTTGCAGGATGCGGGTCGGTTTGGGGTGAGTGGGGGCAAATATCCTGGGGGAAATTCTGGGGAAATTTCTGGGAAAAAATACTCTGGGGGCAACTCGAAAGGCTTTTCCTCTAAAGGCATTTCCTCTAATCACACTTACTCCAATCACAATTACTCCAATCACATTCATCCAAAATCCTCTCCCTTATCCTACATCCCCCCACCCTTCAACTCTGGCATCACTTCTTTCCTCACAGCCCAGGACAGAAGAGAAATCATCCCTGACACCCCACCTCCTCCAAGAGTCTATCAGAGAAGGTGA